In the genome of Polaribacter sp. MED152, one region contains:
- a CDS encoding DUF5916 domain-containing protein — protein MLQKISMLLFAVFLLQQVNAQNQKDRKTIKTTRVSKAPKIDGVLNDEAWKNAELATDFVIFRPANGVLVPAEYQTTVRVVYDDDAVYISAEMLDPDPEGIPKEFAVRDNFSIADFFLITINPNDDGQNPFEFIIQATGNQLDAKISNGNEDFNWSAVWASAAIITDKGWNAEIEIPYRAIRFANRPVQSWGFNFHRRLEKLNEQHTWTHIDNSVGRWTQYDGLIEDFRNIKPSTRLNLYPYASATTNTFEGNTEFDWSVGMDIKYGITENFTLDATLIPDFSQVGFDDVVLNLGPFEQRFTEQRQFFTEGTELFNIANLFYSRRIGAAPIDQFNVSSTLTTNEEIIDYPRKVTMINAIKISGRTKKGLGIGFFNAITEKTNVTIRDNTTGDVREEVIDPFTNYNILVLDQQFNQNSTVSLINTNVTRDGRFRDANVTALDWHIETKDSKYNVDGSFRMSNISDDVNNPNTGYTFDNSFGYNSGHWYWELGYNFENKDFNPNDLGILFSNDQQTFYNNAGWRTLQPTKNFNRYNFNFYSQTNFQHFSGLFTGFNSGLNYNAQTVKRFSFGGNLNYGSEQKDFFEPRQGTTSGVYFLQPERMNVNGYISTNSQKKLALDANGYYSGYTNNPKQGFGFSLAPRYRFNNQFSLRYRLNYNKTNDDQGYVNETSNNIIFGMRDRKSYTNTISGKYSFSTNSSLSLSFRHYWSDVKYNAYYNLNSEGGLDANNSYIGEDVNFNSWNLDLNYIWQFAPGSQLIAFYRNSIFNLDTQSELTFFENLDNLFEQSQRHTFSVRFVYFIDYNKLKKIF, from the coding sequence ATGTTACAAAAAATTTCTATGCTTCTTTTTGCAGTATTTCTATTGCAACAGGTAAATGCACAAAATCAAAAGGACAGAAAAACAATTAAAACTACAAGAGTTAGTAAAGCACCTAAAATTGATGGTGTTTTAAATGATGAGGCTTGGAAAAATGCTGAATTAGCTACAGACTTTGTAATTTTTAGACCCGCTAACGGAGTTTTAGTTCCTGCAGAATATCAAACTACAGTTAGAGTTGTTTACGATGATGATGCTGTATATATTTCTGCAGAAATGCTAGATCCTGATCCTGAAGGTATACCAAAAGAATTTGCAGTTAGAGACAATTTTTCTATTGCAGATTTTTTTCTAATAACAATAAATCCAAATGATGATGGCCAAAATCCTTTTGAGTTTATAATACAAGCAACAGGTAACCAATTAGATGCCAAAATTTCTAACGGAAATGAAGATTTTAATTGGAGTGCAGTTTGGGCAAGTGCTGCTATAATTACAGATAAAGGTTGGAACGCAGAAATAGAAATACCTTACAGAGCTATTCGTTTTGCAAATAGACCTGTACAATCTTGGGGATTTAATTTTCACAGAAGACTAGAAAAATTAAACGAACAACATACTTGGACGCACATTGATAATTCTGTTGGAAGATGGACACAATATGATGGTCTTATTGAAGATTTTAGAAACATTAAACCATCAACAAGATTAAATTTATACCCATATGCTTCAGCCACCACAAATACTTTTGAAGGAAATACCGAGTTTGACTGGAGTGTTGGAATGGACATTAAATATGGTATTACAGAAAACTTTACATTAGATGCTACTTTAATTCCAGATTTTAGTCAAGTTGGATTTGACGATGTTGTACTAAATCTAGGGCCTTTTGAACAGCGATTTACAGAACAAAGACAGTTTTTTACTGAAGGTACAGAACTGTTTAATATTGCCAACTTATTTTACTCGAGAAGAATTGGGGCTGCCCCAATTGATCAATTTAATGTTTCTAGTACTTTAACTACTAATGAAGAAATTATAGATTATCCTAGAAAAGTAACTATGATTAATGCAATTAAAATATCTGGAAGAACCAAAAAAGGGCTAGGTATTGGTTTTTTTAATGCCATTACAGAAAAAACAAATGTCACTATTAGAGATAATACTACAGGTGATGTAAGAGAAGAAGTCATAGATCCTTTTACCAACTACAACATTTTGGTGTTAGATCAGCAATTCAACCAAAACTCTACTGTATCTTTAATTAATACAAATGTTACAAGAGATGGTAGATTTAGAGATGCAAATGTAACCGCTTTAGATTGGCATATAGAAACCAAGGATAGTAAATACAATGTTGATGGTTCTTTTAGAATGAGTAATATTTCTGATGATGTGAATAATCCAAATACAGGTTACACTTTTGACAACAGTTTTGGATACAACTCTGGACATTGGTATTGGGAGTTAGGTTATAATTTTGAAAACAAAGATTTCAATCCGAATGATTTAGGAATTCTATTTAGTAATGACCAACAAACCTTTTATAATAATGCAGGTTGGCGAACTTTACAACCCACCAAAAACTTTAATAGGTATAATTTCAATTTTTATAGCCAAACCAATTTTCAACATTTCTCTGGCTTATTTACAGGATTCAATTCTGGTTTAAACTACAATGCACAAACTGTTAAAAGATTCTCTTTTGGTGGAAACTTAAATTATGGCTCTGAACAAAAAGACTTTTTTGAACCAAGACAAGGAACTACTAGTGGAGTTTATTTTTTACAACCAGAAAGAATGAATGTTAATGGCTATATTTCTACCAACTCTCAAAAAAAATTAGCCTTAGACGCAAACGGATATTATTCAGGCTATACCAATAACCCAAAGCAAGGTTTTGGGTTTAGCCTTGCTCCCAGATATCGTTTTAACAATCAATTTTCATTACGTTATCGTTTAAATTATAATAAAACAAATGACGATCAAGGTTATGTAAATGAAACATCAAACAATATTATTTTTGGAATGAGAGATCGTAAAAGTTATACCAATACCATTTCAGGTAAATACAGCTTCAGTACAAATTCTTCTTTATCATTAAGCTTTAGACATTATTGGAGTGATGTAAAATATAATGCATATTACAATTTAAATAGTGAAGGTGGTTTAGATGCTAATAACTCATATATTGGTGAAGATGTAAACTTCAATAGCTGGAATTTAGACTTAAACTACATTTGGCAATTTGCACCTGGAAGTCAATTAATAGCTTTTTATAGAAATTCAATATTTAATTTAGATACACAATCTGAACTTACTTTTTTTGAAAATCTAGACAATTTATTTGAACAATCACAAAGACATACATTTTCAGTTCGATTTGTATATTTTATTGATTACAATAAATTGAAGAAAATATTTTAA
- a CDS encoding TIGR02757 family protein, translating into MRKKDLKIFLDEKVQQYNNPKFIDSDPIQIPHLFHKKEDIEIAGFLAATISWGNRTMIIKNAKKMMQLLDDAPYDFVINHEEKDLENLNNFVHRTYNSIDFKQFIKSLKHIYKNHNGLESALNIKDNSNNYQTAIHSFKQMFFEINHESRTLKHVSDPLKNSAAKRINMFLRWMVRNDKAGVDFGIWPSHNPANLSCPLDVHSGNVARKLKLLTRKQNDWKALTELDKNLRKLDAKDPVKYDFALFGLGVFEKF; encoded by the coding sequence ATGAGGAAAAAAGATTTAAAAATTTTCTTAGACGAAAAAGTTCAGCAATACAACAATCCAAAGTTTATTGATTCTGATCCGATTCAAATTCCACATTTATTTCACAAAAAAGAAGATATTGAAATTGCTGGTTTTTTAGCTGCAACCATTTCTTGGGGTAACAGAACAATGATCATCAAGAATGCAAAAAAAATGATGCAATTGCTAGATGATGCTCCTTATGATTTTGTAATAAATCATGAAGAAAAAGATTTAGAAAACTTAAATAATTTTGTCCACAGAACCTACAATTCAATTGATTTTAAGCAATTTATAAAATCACTGAAACATATTTACAAGAATCATAATGGGCTAGAAAGTGCGCTAAACATCAAAGATAATTCAAATAATTATCAAACTGCCATCCATAGTTTTAAACAAATGTTTTTTGAAATAAATCATGAAAGTAGAACCTTAAAACATGTTTCAGATCCTTTAAAAAATTCTGCAGCAAAACGTATTAATATGTTTTTAAGATGGATGGTAAGAAATGACAAAGCTGGAGTAGATTTCGGAATTTGGCCTAGTCATAATCCTGCAAACCTTTCTTGCCCATTAGATGTTCATTCAGGGAATGTAGCCAGAAAACTAAAGTTACTTACCAGAAAACAAAATGATTGGAAAGCATTAACTGAGCTTGATAAAAATCTTCGAAAATTAGATGCTAAAGATCCAGTAAAATATGACTTTGCGTTATTTGGTTTGGGTGTTTTCGAAAAGTTTTAA
- a CDS encoding ABC transporter ATP-binding protein yields MIVTKNIHKYYGDVEVLKGLDLEIKKGEIVAIVGPSGAGKTTLLQILGTLDQPIKEQDFELQINNTSLKNLSDKALSKFRNEHIGFIFQFHQLLPEFTALENVCIPGFIAKKEKKDVENRAKELLTFLGLSHRINHKPSELSGGEQQRVAVARALINNPSIVLADEPSGNLDSTSAKNLHELFFKLRDEFGQTFVLVTHNEELANMADRKLTMKDGKIS; encoded by the coding sequence ATGATAGTTACAAAAAACATCCATAAATATTATGGTGATGTAGAAGTTTTAAAAGGCTTAGATTTAGAAATTAAGAAAGGAGAAATTGTAGCCATTGTTGGGCCTTCAGGAGCTGGTAAAACTACGCTTTTACAGATTTTAGGCACCTTAGATCAACCTATTAAAGAGCAAGATTTCGAGTTACAAATCAATAATACTTCTTTAAAAAATTTGAGCGACAAAGCACTTTCTAAATTTAGAAATGAACATATTGGTTTTATATTTCAATTCCACCAACTATTACCAGAATTTACTGCCTTAGAGAATGTATGCATTCCTGGTTTTATTGCAAAAAAAGAAAAGAAAGATGTAGAAAACAGAGCCAAGGAATTGCTAACCTTTTTGGGTTTGTCACATAGAATAAACCATAAACCTAGCGAACTTTCTGGTGGTGAGCAGCAAAGAGTTGCTGTGGCTAGAGCTTTAATTAACAATCCATCTATTGTTTTGGCAGATGAACCTAGTGGAAATTTAGATAGTACTTCTGCTAAAAATCTTCATGAACTCTTTTTTAAACTAAGAGACGAATTTGGTCAAACTTTTGTTTTAGTAACTCATAATGAGGAACTTGCAAATATGGCTGATAGAAAATTAACAATGAAAGATGGTAAAATATCTTAA
- a CDS encoding alpha-ketoglutarate-dependent dioxygenase AlkB: MDLFSSEKIKNILPFDGVTNYHGIVLNKEQCDFYFDVLMQKINWKNDEAIIFGKRIITKRKVAWYGESEYSYTYSKVTKKANLWIKELLDLKDIVEKESNETYNSCLLNLYHSGDEGMAYHSDGEKMMKKDGAIASLSLGAERKFSFKHKENKQRIDIVLERGSLLVMKQGTQTNWLHRLPPTKKVNSPRINLTFRTIEL; the protein is encoded by the coding sequence ATGGATTTATTTTCTTCAGAAAAAATTAAGAATATTTTACCTTTTGATGGTGTAACCAATTATCATGGTATTGTATTAAATAAAGAGCAATGCGATTTTTATTTTGATGTATTAATGCAGAAAATCAATTGGAAAAATGACGAGGCTATTATTTTTGGTAAACGCATTATAACTAAAAGAAAAGTAGCTTGGTATGGAGAATCAGAATATTCTTATACCTATTCTAAAGTTACCAAAAAGGCAAATCTGTGGATTAAGGAGTTGTTAGATTTGAAAGATATTGTTGAAAAAGAAAGCAATGAAACGTATAATTCTTGCTTACTAAATTTATATCACTCAGGAGATGAAGGCATGGCTTATCATTCAGATGGAGAAAAAATGATGAAAAAAGATGGTGCAATAGCTTCTTTATCTTTAGGGGCTGAGCGGAAATTTTCTTTTAAACATAAAGAGAATAAACAAAGAATAGATATTGTTTTAGAAAGAGGCAGCTTGTTAGTTATGAAACAGGGAACACAAACAAATTGGTTGCATAGATTACCACCCACTAAAAAAGTAAATTCACCTCGAATTAATTTAACCTTTAGAACAATAGAATTATAA
- the uvrB gene encoding excinuclease ABC subunit UvrB: protein MQFKIKSEFSPTGDQPEAIKQLSEGVKQNEKFQTLLGVTGSGKTFTIANVVKEVKKPTLILAHNKTLAAQLYSEFKQFFPENAVEYFVSYYDYYQPEAYIPVSGTYIEKDLSINEDIERLRLSTTSSLLSGRRDVLVVASVSCLYGIGNPTEFKKNVIPVRVGQQISRTTFLHQLVTSLYSRTEIEIKSGKFKVKGDVVTIYPSYGDNGYRVHFFGDEIEEIEAFDLENNTVIEKFEHLTIYPANLFVTSPDVLQDAIHQIQEDMVKQVNYFKEIGKPLEAKRLEERTEFDLEMIRELGYCSGIENYSRYLDGREPGTRPFCLLDYFPDDYLMVIDESHVTVPQTHAMYGGDRSRKENLVEYGFRLPAAMDNRPLKFDEFEAIQNQTIFVSATPADYELQKSEGVFVEQIIRPTGLLDPPIEVRPSLNQIDDLIEEIQVRVEKDERTLVTTLTKRMAEELTKYLTRVDIRCRYIHSDVDTLERVEIMQDLRKGLFDVLIGVNLLREGLDLPEVSLVAILDADKEGFLRNNKSLTQTVGRAARNVNGLAIMYADKITDSMQKTIDETERRREIQIAYNTKHNRVPTQINKKIEDTLTKSAVSSFHYDNAITKAAEQELQYLPKEEIQDRIRKKRKQMEAAAKSLDFIVAAQLRDEIAVLKEQV from the coding sequence ATGCAATTTAAGATAAAATCGGAATTTTCTCCTACTGGAGATCAACCAGAAGCAATAAAACAACTTTCTGAAGGTGTTAAACAAAATGAGAAATTTCAAACACTTTTAGGGGTTACAGGTTCAGGTAAAACCTTTACCATTGCTAATGTTGTAAAAGAGGTAAAAAAACCAACCTTGATTTTGGCTCATAATAAAACTTTAGCGGCTCAATTGTATTCTGAGTTCAAACAGTTTTTTCCAGAAAATGCTGTGGAGTATTTTGTTTCTTACTATGATTATTATCAACCAGAGGCTTACATTCCTGTTTCAGGTACGTATATCGAAAAAGATTTATCAATCAATGAAGATATTGAGCGTTTGCGTTTAAGCACTACTTCCTCTCTACTTTCAGGTAGAAGAGATGTTTTGGTAGTAGCATCGGTTTCTTGTTTGTATGGTATTGGAAATCCTACTGAATTTAAGAAAAATGTTATTCCTGTTAGAGTTGGTCAACAAATATCTAGAACCACATTTTTACATCAATTGGTTACTAGTTTGTATTCTAGAACCGAAATTGAAATAAAAAGTGGAAAATTTAAAGTAAAGGGTGATGTTGTAACTATATACCCTTCTTATGGAGATAATGGATATCGTGTTCATTTTTTTGGTGACGAAATAGAAGAAATTGAAGCTTTTGATTTAGAGAATAATACTGTAATTGAAAAATTTGAACATTTAACCATATATCCTGCAAACTTATTTGTTACCTCTCCTGATGTACTTCAAGATGCTATTCACCAGATACAAGAAGATATGGTAAAACAGGTTAACTATTTTAAAGAAATAGGGAAACCTCTAGAAGCAAAACGATTAGAAGAAAGAACCGAATTCGATTTAGAAATGATTCGTGAGTTGGGGTATTGTTCTGGTATTGAAAACTATTCTCGCTATTTAGATGGACGTGAACCAGGTACAAGACCTTTCTGTTTATTGGACTACTTTCCTGATGATTACTTAATGGTAATAGATGAAAGTCATGTTACAGTACCACAAACACATGCCATGTATGGTGGAGATAGAAGTAGAAAAGAGAACTTAGTTGAATATGGTTTTAGATTGCCTGCAGCTATGGATAATAGACCTTTAAAGTTTGATGAGTTTGAAGCCATACAAAATCAAACCATATTTGTTTCTGCAACACCTGCAGATTACGAATTACAAAAATCAGAAGGTGTTTTTGTAGAGCAAATTATTAGACCAACAGGTTTATTAGATCCACCTATTGAGGTAAGACCAAGCTTAAATCAAATAGATGATTTAATCGAAGAAATTCAAGTTAGGGTAGAAAAAGACGAGCGTACTTTAGTAACAACACTAACAAAACGTATGGCTGAAGAGTTAACAAAATATTTAACTAGGGTTGATATTCGTTGTAGATACATACATTCTGATGTAGATACTCTAGAACGTGTAGAAATAATGCAAGATTTGCGTAAAGGTTTGTTTGATGTTTTAATTGGTGTAAACCTTTTAAGAGAAGGGTTAGATTTACCAGAAGTATCTTTAGTAGCCATTTTGGATGCTGATAAAGAAGGTTTTTTACGTAACAATAAATCGTTAACGCAAACTGTAGGTAGAGCTGCAAGAAACGTAAATGGTTTGGCTATTATGTATGCTGATAAAATTACGGACAGTATGCAAAAAACCATAGATGAAACAGAGAGGAGAAGAGAAATTCAAATTGCTTACAACACCAAACATAATAGAGTACCTACACAAATTAATAAGAAAATTGAAGATACTTTAACCAAATCTGCTGTTTCTAGTTTTCATTATGATAATGCCATTACAAAAGCTGCAGAACAAGAATTACAATACTTACCTAAAGAAGAAATACAAGATAGAATTCGTAAAAAACGTAAACAAATGGAAGCTGCAGCTAAAAGTTTAGACTTTATTGTAGCAGCACAATTAAGAGATGAAATTGCAGTTTTAAAAGAGCAAGTTTAA
- a CDS encoding S10 family peptidase yields the protein MKKLIFLIALAVHFSYQAQDHRIPLDTMVVTNNSVVIKGKNVPYKATTGMQPVWNDNGKIIASLYYTYYKRSDVKNDENRPIIMSFNGGPGSASVWMHIAYTGPKVLKIDDEGFPVQPYGVKDNPNSILDVADIVYVNPVNTGYSRPVLAKGEKLDKSQFFGINADVKYLASWLNTFITRNNRWKSPKYIIGESYGGTRVMGLAAELQNRQWMYLNGVIMVSPADYKVLRTEGSVDYAINLPYFTAAAWYHKMLSPELQNKDLNQILPEAEDFAINTLLPAISKGGFISDLEKNSVAKKMGYYSGLKTKVILQNNLEVSPSFFWKELLRDKSGQTIGRLDSRYLGVDKKESGASTDYNSEITSWLHSFTPAINYYIREELNFKTDVKYNVFGSVSPWDNRNNNVREGLRQAMAQNPYLKVLIQSGYYDGATTYFGAKYTMWKTDPSGKMKDRFYFKGYRSGHMMYLRNEDLQKANDDLRTFISNSLSNGKSAKY from the coding sequence ATGAAAAAACTAATCTTTTTAATAGCGTTAGCTGTACACTTTTCTTATCAAGCCCAAGATCATAGAATACCTTTAGACACCATGGTTGTTACAAACAACTCTGTAGTAATTAAAGGTAAAAATGTACCTTATAAAGCCACAACAGGCATGCAACCTGTTTGGAATGATAATGGAAAAATTATAGCCTCTTTATATTATACTTACTACAAAAGAAGCGATGTTAAAAATGATGAAAACAGACCTATCATTATGTCTTTTAATGGTGGACCAGGATCTGCATCAGTTTGGATGCATATTGCATATACTGGACCAAAAGTTCTAAAAATTGATGATGAAGGATTTCCTGTGCAACCTTATGGCGTTAAAGACAATCCTAATTCAATATTAGATGTGGCTGATATTGTTTATGTAAACCCAGTAAATACTGGCTATTCTAGACCAGTATTGGCAAAAGGAGAAAAATTAGATAAGTCTCAATTTTTCGGAATTAATGCAGATGTAAAATACCTTGCAAGTTGGTTAAATACCTTTATCACTAGAAACAACAGATGGAAATCTCCTAAATATATTATTGGAGAAAGTTATGGAGGAACAAGAGTTATGGGCTTAGCTGCAGAACTTCAAAACAGACAATGGATGTATTTGAATGGAGTAATTATGGTTTCTCCTGCAGATTATAAAGTGCTAAGAACAGAAGGTTCTGTAGATTATGCAATTAACTTACCTTATTTTACAGCTGCTGCTTGGTATCATAAAATGCTTAGCCCTGAATTGCAAAACAAGGACTTAAACCAAATTTTACCAGAAGCCGAAGATTTTGCAATTAACACATTACTACCAGCCATTTCAAAAGGAGGATTTATTTCAGACTTAGAAAAAAACTCTGTTGCCAAAAAAATGGGCTATTATTCAGGATTAAAAACAAAAGTAATATTACAAAACAATTTAGAGGTATCTCCAAGCTTCTTTTGGAAAGAGTTGTTACGTGATAAATCAGGTCAAACAATTGGAAGATTAGATTCTAGATATCTTGGAGTAGACAAAAAAGAATCTGGGGCAAGTACAGATTATAACTCAGAGATAACCTCTTGGCTACATTCTTTTACTCCAGCCATAAATTACTATATCAGAGAAGAATTAAACTTTAAAACCGATGTTAAATACAATGTTTTCGGCTCTGTTTCTCCCTGGGACAATAGAAACAATAACGTTAGAGAAGGATTAAGACAGGCAATGGCTCAAAATCCGTACTTAAAAGTACTCATACAGTCTGGATATTATGATGGTGCCACAACCTATTTTGGTGCAAAATATACGATGTGGAAAACTGATCCTAGTGGAAAAATGAAAGATAGATTTTATTTTAAAGGATACAGAAGTGGCCATATGATGTATCTAAGAAACGAAGATTTACAAAAAGCAAATGATGATTTGAGAACTTTTATAAGCAACAGTTTATCGAATGGAAAATCTGCAAAATACTAA
- a CDS encoding CPBP family intramembrane glutamic endopeptidase — translation MIETLKELFIYFKNPILEEDQNIDFSYRIKKFISLLLICLATGFLISPLFILIESLGFVDMQNHAMEDLMKKLSKPIIFLFAAIIAPVFEELIFRAPLTAFKKKNQFRIAFYVFTILFGLVHITNFDITTNVLLLSPILVLPQLLVGGYFGFIRIRFGLVWSMALHGCYNAILMLVSFSTY, via the coding sequence ATGATCGAAACTCTAAAAGAGCTTTTTATTTATTTTAAGAACCCAATTCTTGAAGAAGACCAAAATATTGATTTTAGTTATAGAATTAAAAAATTCATTTCATTATTATTAATATGTTTGGCAACTGGTTTCTTAATATCACCTCTTTTTATTCTTATTGAAAGTTTAGGATTTGTAGACATGCAAAACCATGCTATGGAAGATTTAATGAAGAAACTTTCTAAACCCATAATATTTTTATTTGCAGCAATTATAGCACCTGTTTTTGAAGAATTAATATTTAGAGCACCTTTAACAGCTTTTAAAAAGAAGAATCAATTTAGAATTGCTTTTTATGTTTTTACCATTTTATTTGGTTTAGTTCATATCACAAATTTTGATATCACTACTAATGTTCTACTTCTTTCACCGATTTTAGTTTTACCTCAATTGCTAGTTGGCGGTTATTTCGGATTTATTAGAATACGTTTTGGTTTGGTTTGGAGCATGGCTTTGCATGGCTGTTATAACGCTATTTTAATGCTTGTTTCTTTCTCAACTTACTAG
- the sucC gene encoding ADP-forming succinate--CoA ligase subunit beta → MNLHEYQGKEILNSFGVRIQRGIVASTPIEAVAAAKKLTEETGTGWHVIKAQVHAGGRGKGGGVKLAKNLEQVESIADDILGMMLITPQTSAEGKLVNQVLVAEDVYYPGDSEPEEYYMSVLLNRATGKNMIMYSTEGGMDIETVAEETPHLIFTEEIDPLLGLMPFQARKVAFNLGLSGTAFKEMTKFVSALYTAYIKSDSSMFEINPVLKTSDDKIMAVDAKVSLDENALFRHKDYAAMRDLREENPIEVEAKAAGLNYVDLDGNVGCMVNGAGLAMGTMDLIKESGGEPANFLDVGGTADAQRVETAFGIILKDENVKAILVNIFGGIVRCDRVAQGVVDAYQSMGDKITVPIICRLQGTNAKEAKELIDNSGMEIISATEFQEAADKVAEVLEA, encoded by the coding sequence ATGAACTTACACGAATATCAAGGAAAAGAAATATTAAATAGTTTTGGTGTTAGAATTCAAAGAGGAATTGTAGCAAGTACACCAATTGAAGCTGTTGCAGCTGCTAAGAAATTAACTGAAGAAACAGGCACAGGTTGGCATGTTATTAAAGCTCAGGTTCATGCAGGTGGACGTGGAAAAGGTGGTGGAGTAAAGCTAGCTAAGAATTTAGAGCAAGTAGAAAGCATTGCTGATGATATTTTAGGTATGATGTTAATTACACCTCAAACTTCTGCAGAAGGTAAGTTGGTTAATCAAGTTTTAGTTGCTGAAGATGTATATTATCCTGGAGATTCTGAGCCAGAAGAATATTATATGTCTGTTTTATTAAATAGAGCAACTGGTAAAAACATGATTATGTATTCTACAGAAGGTGGAATGGATATTGAAACTGTTGCAGAAGAAACTCCGCATTTAATTTTTACAGAAGAAATAGATCCGTTATTAGGTTTAATGCCATTTCAAGCAAGAAAAGTTGCTTTTAACTTAGGTTTATCTGGTACAGCATTTAAAGAAATGACAAAATTCGTTTCTGCTTTATATACTGCATATATTAAATCAGATTCTTCAATGTTTGAAATTAATCCAGTATTAAAAACTTCTGATGACAAAATAATGGCTGTTGATGCTAAAGTTTCTTTAGATGAAAATGCACTATTTAGACATAAAGATTATGCAGCAATGCGTGATTTAAGAGAGGAAAATCCTATTGAAGTAGAAGCTAAAGCTGCAGGTTTAAACTACGTAGATTTAGATGGTAATGTTGGTTGTATGGTTAATGGTGCTGGTTTAGCAATGGGAACTATGGATTTAATTAAAGAATCTGGAGGAGAGCCTGCAAACTTTTTAGATGTAGGTGGTACTGCAGATGCACAAAGAGTTGAAACTGCTTTTGGTATCATTTTAAAAGATGAAAACGTAAAAGCAATTTTAGTAAATATTTTTGGAGGTATTGTACGTTGTGATAGAGTAGCGCAAGGTGTTGTAGATGCGTACCAAAGTATGGGAGATAAAATTACAGTTCCAATTATTTGTAGATTACAAGGTACTAATGCTAAAGAAGCAAAAGAATTAATAGACAATTCTGGAATGGAAATTATTTCTGCTACAGAATTTCAAGAAGCAGCAGATAAAGTTGCTGAAGTTTTAGAAGCTTAA